In Sulfurisphaera javensis, a single genomic region encodes these proteins:
- a CDS encoding MFS transporter has product MKQYIHSTIISTLAWAGNIYDLLLLTYVFPFFEKTYGLNLFSFSILFGFGLIGRAIGGSYFGRLADKIGRKPVLAIGTSGYALFQLLLAFAPNVEILFVSRFLQGIFMGAQWTAGTVIAYENAPLSLKGIITGIVQSGYGIGYALTGITYVLVGNDPRIFLLTGSLPLVLLPYMKLLKESKNSSYTFKPRYKDYIALLLKATLGMSGMFVAYFAVFGNYTIIAEEYLHMGSTTLGLLLFISNIGLAISFILFGRLADRIDKKKLIYIGVIGLLISLPFAVPIFTKEIVVSEIGTMIYAFSTGFWPLMPLLLAEAVPSEVRGLLSGLSYNIGGLVGGISNIVLGLIATLYSINALVDAINFFGFSAIALVLVSIIKWPKTKTPTVIYSS; this is encoded by the coding sequence ATGAAACAATATATTCATAGTACAATAATTTCTACTTTAGCTTGGGCAGGAAACATTTATGATTTACTGTTACTTACATACGTGTTTCCCTTTTTCGAAAAAACCTATGGTTTAAATTTGTTCTCTTTTTCAATACTTTTTGGTTTTGGATTAATAGGAAGAGCGATAGGAGGAAGTTATTTTGGTAGATTAGCAGACAAAATAGGAAGAAAACCAGTTCTCGCAATAGGTACTTCTGGTTATGCATTGTTCCAATTACTTTTAGCTTTTGCTCCAAATGTTGAAATTTTATTTGTATCAAGATTTCTTCAAGGAATCTTTATGGGCGCTCAATGGACTGCAGGAACAGTAATAGCTTATGAGAACGCACCCTTGAGTTTAAAAGGAATAATAACCGGAATAGTACAATCTGGTTATGGAATAGGTTATGCTCTTACTGGTATAACTTACGTCCTTGTAGGAAATGATCCAAGGATATTCTTACTAACTGGTAGTTTACCATTAGTTCTTCTTCCTTATATGAAATTATTAAAAGAGAGCAAAAACTCAAGTTATACTTTCAAACCAAGATATAAAGACTATATTGCTTTACTCTTGAAGGCCACTTTAGGAATGAGTGGAATGTTTGTAGCATATTTTGCAGTATTTGGAAACTATACTATAATTGCTGAAGAATATTTACATATGGGCTCAACGACATTAGGCTTGCTTCTATTCATAAGTAATATAGGCTTAGCTATATCCTTCATTCTTTTCGGGAGATTAGCCGATAGAATAGATAAAAAGAAACTAATCTATATTGGAGTAATAGGTTTATTAATTTCATTACCTTTTGCAGTACCTATTTTCACTAAAGAAATTGTAGTTTCCGAAATTGGTACTATGATATATGCCTTTTCTACGGGCTTCTGGCCATTAATGCCATTACTTTTAGCTGAAGCAGTACCTAGTGAAGTTAGAGGTTTACTGTCTGGGTTATCCTACAATATTGGAGGATTAGTCGGTGGAATAAGCAATATAGTCTTAGGGTTAATAGCAACATTATATAGTATAAATGCTTTAGTTGACGCAATTAATTTCTTTGGATTTTCGGCAATCGCTTTAGTTCTAGTTAGCATTATAAAATGGCCAAAGACCAAAACACCTACAGTTATTTATTCAAGCTAA
- a CDS encoding phenylacetate--CoA ligase family protein — protein MIQYDETDPKSLTKDEIKAVQQFRFRRMIKRVLESSPFYHKVIKEKGLTADDIKTPDDLVKLPFTTKEDLRKYAYPYGGDFLTVPLSEIVGWHMTSGTTGLPTVGAYTKSDIELWANLVARSLRTAGVTKDDVIANIYGYGLFTGGIGLHIGGQKIGAKVIPWGTGRTEALVKILKDFKVTVITGTPSYELYVAEKIRESGIDTEKDLNLRLAIPGAEAMTTEMLYRIEKELGLRVRGGGAREIYGLTEAIGPGVAQECPEDKHEKMHIWTDHFYVEIIDPDTGERVGEGEEGELVITHLTREGMPLIRYRTRDITKVEESEDDIPYPTISIIKGRVDDVIFYKGVKIYPTAINEVIMKYPEIKEYKIVITKEPAKFEILVETDKPSEELRRKLIGDIQGVAFATPEIQFVAPNTLPRWEGKSKRVEIK, from the coding sequence ATGATTCAGTATGATGAAACTGATCCTAAATCACTAACAAAAGATGAAATAAAGGCTGTTCAACAGTTTAGATTCAGAAGAATGATAAAAAGAGTGTTAGAGTCAAGTCCCTTTTATCATAAGGTTATTAAAGAAAAAGGATTAACTGCTGATGACATAAAAACTCCTGATGATTTAGTTAAGTTACCTTTCACGACTAAGGAAGATTTAAGGAAATATGCTTATCCTTATGGAGGGGATTTCTTAACTGTTCCTTTAAGTGAAATTGTAGGTTGGCATATGACTAGCGGAACTACTGGGTTGCCAACAGTTGGAGCTTATACAAAATCTGACATAGAATTATGGGCTAATTTAGTTGCTAGATCTTTAAGGACAGCTGGCGTTACTAAGGATGATGTGATTGCGAACATATATGGTTATGGCCTTTTCACGGGTGGTATAGGATTACATATAGGTGGACAAAAAATAGGAGCTAAGGTTATACCGTGGGGCACTGGAAGAACAGAGGCATTAGTGAAGATTTTAAAAGATTTCAAAGTTACAGTAATAACTGGTACACCGTCTTATGAACTTTATGTTGCTGAGAAAATAAGAGAATCAGGAATTGATACAGAGAAAGACTTAAACTTACGCTTAGCTATCCCTGGAGCTGAAGCAATGACTACAGAAATGCTTTACAGAATAGAAAAAGAATTAGGGCTAAGAGTCAGAGGGGGCGGAGCAAGAGAGATTTATGGTTTAACTGAAGCAATAGGCCCTGGAGTCGCACAAGAATGTCCAGAAGATAAACATGAAAAGATGCACATATGGACTGATCACTTCTATGTTGAAATCATCGATCCGGATACTGGTGAAAGAGTTGGAGAGGGAGAAGAAGGAGAGTTAGTTATAACTCATTTAACGAGAGAGGGAATGCCTTTAATAAGATATAGAACTAGAGATATAACCAAAGTTGAGGAAAGCGAGGATGATATACCTTATCCTACAATCTCTATTATAAAAGGAAGAGTTGATGATGTAATATTTTATAAAGGTGTTAAAATATATCCTACAGCAATTAATGAAGTTATAATGAAATATCCAGAAATTAAAGAATATAAGATAGTGATAACTAAAGAGCCTGCAAAGTTTGAAATCCTTGTTGAAACAGATAAACCATCAGAAGAATTAAGGAGAAAATTAATAGGAGACATCCAGGGAGTAGCTTTCGCAACTCCTGAAATTCAGTTCGTTGCCCCTAATACATTGCCTAGATGGGAGGGTAAATCAAAAAGAGTAGAAATAAAGTGA
- a CDS encoding Zn-ribbon domain-containing OB-fold protein — MDGIPLLFKYTVPDKLYEKFWEGLKKGEIYASRCKKCGSLYFPPQRDCNKCMSSDMEWVKLKEEGELMTFSIVKQKPQGFESFPDYTVAIVRNLDGVNLMCWVKGEPKVGKKVKLTTDGQRLICEVIE; from the coding sequence ATGGACGGAATTCCTCTTTTATTTAAATATACAGTTCCAGATAAATTATATGAAAAGTTCTGGGAAGGGCTAAAGAAAGGAGAAATTTATGCAAGTAGATGTAAAAAGTGCGGTTCTTTGTACTTTCCCCCTCAAAGGGACTGTAATAAATGTATGTCATCTGATATGGAATGGGTTAAATTAAAGGAAGAGGGAGAACTCATGACCTTTAGCATTGTTAAGCAAAAACCTCAAGGTTTTGAGTCTTTTCCAGATTATACTGTAGCTATAGTTAGAAATTTGGATGGGGTGAATTTAATGTGTTGGGTTAAAGGAGAACCAAAAGTGGGTAAAAAAGTGAAGTTAACTACAGATGGGCAAAGACTCATTTGTGAGGTGATTGAATGA
- a CDS encoding thiolase domain-containing protein yields MNRKVAVIGVGNSKFGKRDDVTIRELAWEAVKEALEDAGLTQKDINITVIGSTAYRGTEIYPAPPVSEYCGFVGKSPIRVEAACATGSSAAFTAINLIASGLADIVMAIGVDKMTEVDTATSLAIGGRGGNYYWEFQLYGTTFPTYYALYATRHMAVFGTTEEDMALASVKAHKYASLNEKAHFRNRITVEDVLKSRVISWPIKLLDSSPISDGSAAVIFASEEKVKELKIDTPIWVKGIGYSSDTSYIAARGEWIGLEAARDAAVKAYKMAKVSPMDIEYATVHDCFSIAEIMAYEDLGFVDKGKGAELLREGQTEKDGRVAVNLFGGLKAKGHPLGATGLSMIYEITKQLREEAGPVQHSFKRYLALTHNVGGTGHYAYVMIFNR; encoded by the coding sequence GTGAACAGAAAAGTAGCCGTTATTGGAGTAGGTAATTCCAAGTTTGGTAAGAGGGATGATGTAACTATAAGGGAGTTAGCTTGGGAAGCAGTAAAAGAAGCTCTAGAAGATGCAGGATTAACTCAGAAAGACATTAATATAACTGTAATAGGAAGTACAGCATATAGAGGAACAGAAATTTATCCAGCTCCTCCAGTATCTGAGTATTGTGGATTTGTAGGTAAGAGTCCTATAAGAGTGGAGGCAGCTTGTGCAACTGGTAGTTCTGCTGCATTTACAGCAATAAATTTGATCGCTTCTGGATTAGCCGATATAGTGATGGCCATTGGAGTAGACAAAATGACTGAAGTTGATACAGCAACTTCTTTAGCTATTGGAGGAAGAGGAGGAAACTATTATTGGGAGTTTCAACTTTATGGGACAACTTTTCCTACATATTATGCGTTATATGCTACTAGGCATATGGCTGTTTTTGGGACCACAGAAGAAGATATGGCTTTGGCCTCAGTTAAAGCTCATAAGTATGCTTCTCTAAATGAGAAAGCACATTTTAGGAATAGAATTACAGTAGAGGACGTTCTTAAATCGAGGGTAATTTCTTGGCCAATAAAATTACTTGATTCTTCTCCCATAAGTGATGGTTCTGCAGCAGTAATATTTGCTTCAGAAGAAAAAGTTAAGGAATTAAAAATTGATACGCCAATTTGGGTAAAAGGAATAGGATATAGCAGTGATACGTCTTATATTGCAGCAAGGGGAGAATGGATTGGATTAGAGGCAGCTAGAGATGCAGCAGTAAAAGCATATAAGATGGCTAAGGTTTCTCCAATGGATATAGAGTATGCTACAGTTCATGATTGTTTTTCGATTGCAGAAATAATGGCTTATGAAGACTTAGGCTTTGTGGATAAAGGAAAAGGTGCTGAATTACTTAGAGAAGGGCAAACAGAGAAAGATGGGAGAGTGGCTGTTAATTTGTTCGGTGGGTTAAAAGCTAAGGGTCACCCTCTAGGTGCAACTGGTCTCTCAATGATTTATGAAATTACAAAACAACTTAGGGAAGAGGCTGGTCCAGTTCAACATTCTTTTAAAAGGTACTTGGCTTTGACCCACAACGTTGGAGGAACAGGTCATTATGCTTATGTTATGATTTTTAATAGGTGA
- a CDS encoding enoyl-CoA hydratase-related protein yields MVNEILIEDRGSISVITLNRPEKLNAMNSELRSQLIKTVRDFNRDPKKKVAVITGSGRAFSVGADISNIAEDLAEDLRNSFHQFIKEIRFSNKIFISAIKGVVAGAGISLALATDIRYASKDSRFVMAFHNIGLAPDSGLVLMMLRLGGVKFEKYLLTGGEFNSDVAKELGFEIVDDPLSEALKKAEEIANGPFKSYSASKRLINRVLYYDLEEFLDYEAAMQGALGKTYDFKEGIKAFLEKRIPQFKGE; encoded by the coding sequence ATGGTAAACGAAATTTTAATCGAGGATAGGGGAAGCATAAGTGTAATAACTCTAAATAGGCCGGAAAAGTTAAACGCAATGAATAGCGAGTTAAGAAGTCAACTGATAAAAACCGTTAGAGATTTTAACAGAGATCCTAAAAAGAAAGTTGCCGTAATAACTGGTTCTGGGAGGGCTTTCTCAGTTGGTGCAGATATATCAAACATAGCAGAAGATTTAGCGGAAGATTTAAGAAATTCATTTCATCAATTTATTAAAGAAATTAGATTCTCTAATAAAATATTTATTTCAGCTATAAAAGGAGTTGTCGCTGGGGCTGGAATAAGTTTAGCATTAGCTACAGACATTAGATATGCTTCTAAAGACTCAAGATTCGTTATGGCATTTCATAACATTGGTTTAGCACCAGATAGTGGATTAGTATTAATGATGCTAAGACTAGGCGGAGTTAAATTTGAGAAGTATCTACTAACTGGAGGAGAGTTTAATTCAGACGTAGCTAAAGAATTAGGATTTGAAATAGTAGATGATCCTTTGTCAGAAGCACTAAAGAAAGCTGAAGAAATTGCAAATGGTCCATTTAAGAGCTATTCAGCTAGTAAAAGGCTAATTAATAGAGTTTTGTATTATGATCTAGAAGAGTTTCTTGATTACGAGGCAGCTATGCAAGGTGCATTAGGAAAGACTTATGATTTCAAAGAAGGTATAAAAGCGTTCTTAGAAAAGAGAATCCCACAATTTAAGGGTGAATAA
- a CDS encoding enoyl-CoA hydratase/isomerase family protein — translation MANTVIYEIKDNIAIVRLNRPEKLNALNMEMVWDFVNVFNELEKNKDVKVVIITGSGRAFCAGADVNEMANMKVEDIVRVGHMPMWERLRTFRKPVIAALNGLTVGGGLELAMACDIIIASENAQLGQPEINLGIIPGAGGTQRLTRTIGKYKGMEMVLTGKLISAWEAYRRGLVVKVVPEEALLDEAIRLAKEIASKSSFAVELGKEAVNKAFDTTLQQGLDIERRNFYTALFSEDGKEGMRAFIEKRKPNWKT, via the coding sequence ATGGCGAATACTGTAATTTATGAAATTAAGGATAACATTGCTATAGTAAGGTTAAACAGACCAGAAAAATTAAACGCACTTAACATGGAGATGGTATGGGACTTTGTTAATGTTTTTAATGAACTTGAAAAAAACAAAGATGTAAAAGTTGTAATAATAACTGGTAGTGGAAGGGCATTTTGTGCTGGGGCTGATGTAAATGAGATGGCAAACATGAAAGTTGAGGACATAGTAAGAGTTGGGCATATGCCAATGTGGGAAAGGTTAAGAACATTTAGAAAACCAGTAATTGCAGCTCTCAACGGTCTAACAGTAGGGGGAGGTTTAGAATTAGCCATGGCTTGTGATATAATAATAGCTTCAGAGAATGCACAACTTGGACAACCAGAAATAAACCTAGGAATTATACCGGGTGCTGGCGGAACTCAAAGGCTAACAAGAACTATTGGAAAATATAAAGGAATGGAAATGGTACTCACTGGGAAGTTAATTTCTGCGTGGGAAGCTTATAGAAGAGGTCTAGTAGTTAAAGTAGTACCCGAAGAAGCTTTATTAGATGAGGCTATTAGGTTAGCTAAAGAAATTGCTTCTAAATCATCATTTGCTGTTGAACTAGGTAAAGAGGCTGTGAATAAAGCATTTGATACTACACTTCAACAAGGACTTGATATAGAGAGGAGAAACTTCTACACTGCGTTATTTAGTGAAGATGGAAAAGAAGGAATGAGGGCTTTTATAGAGAAAAGAAAGCCTAATTGGAAAACATAA
- a CDS encoding AbrB/MazE/SpoVT family DNA-binding domain-containing protein, with amino-acid sequence MSTRRLQKIKGGSYIISIPSDWVRKNGLDVKSELKVYEVYDGLKIKPERKINDEKEILLRDLDETLYLISVYYMQGISRIIVRSENVMSQEIKKALRELQLTHAGLEIEDETFDKIVFRINLPISTKLNDMVNSFIEKIRKLLIDLKVLERFSKEIKEDLITRCDILMKDYRVIIRNIAIGVQLDDTYNFNLPTKDIILYAILMRDLGRFISHLKTFLTLIDENNVINKEMIDLLIQMFDKSTSMFITENLADIQVIRKNMKILEENCNKVSDPCKEFVRMASYCIAIMDDAVHKSVRLI; translated from the coding sequence ATGAGCACTAGAAGACTCCAAAAGATCAAAGGAGGAAGTTATATAATTTCTATCCCTAGTGATTGGGTAAGAAAGAATGGCCTTGATGTAAAAAGCGAACTTAAAGTTTATGAGGTTTATGATGGTTTAAAAATAAAACCAGAGAGAAAAATAAATGACGAAAAGGAAATACTTCTTAGAGATCTCGATGAAACATTATATTTAATATCCGTTTATTATATGCAAGGAATTAGCAGAATAATTGTTAGATCAGAAAACGTTATGAGCCAAGAAATTAAGAAAGCTTTAAGAGAGTTACAACTTACTCATGCTGGTTTAGAAATTGAAGATGAGACATTTGACAAAATTGTGTTCAGAATAAATTTGCCTATAAGTACTAAATTGAACGACATGGTTAATTCGTTTATAGAGAAAATTAGAAAATTATTGATTGATCTTAAAGTGTTAGAAAGATTTAGTAAAGAGATTAAAGAGGACCTTATTACTAGATGTGATATTCTAATGAAAGATTATAGGGTTATAATAAGAAATATAGCTATTGGAGTTCAATTAGATGATACTTATAATTTCAATTTACCGACAAAAGATATAATATTATATGCCATTTTGATGAGAGATTTAGGAAGATTTATCTCACATTTGAAAACATTTTTAACACTAATAGATGAAAATAACGTAATTAATAAAGAGATGATAGACTTACTTATACAAATGTTTGATAAATCTACTTCTATGTTCATAACTGAAAATTTAGCTGATATCCAAGTAATTAGAAAAAATATGAAAATACTTGAGGAGAATTGTAATAAAGTGTCCGATCCTTGTAAAGAGTTTGTGAGAATGGCATCCTATTGTATAGCAATAATGGATGACGCTGTGCATAAATCAGTTAGGTTGATATAA